GACGCATTGCTCGTGAACGTGAACAAGCTGAAGCCGAAAGCTCTCTGAATGTTTGTTAACTATACAGTCGACTAAATAGCCCCGAAAACAAGATTGTCGGTTTGCTGTTTGCTTTtgtgattcttttttgtttctttttcggacAAATTAGATCGGAAAAAGCTGAAACTTTTTGGCCGGTGCGAGTCGACTCGCGCCGctaactttttttggggggtggggTGCTATTCACGGGGAACGTCAGCGTCAGAAATAGATTTGCGATATGTCTCTCCTCGCTTTAGTCGGGGGTGGGGTGTGGAATGCTATTGCCGGACTCTATGTGCCGGTCGTGATTGCGTCGTCAAGCGGACGACGCAGTCAAATAGGCGGGATCTCGGGTGATGTGATCCTTGGCTCGTCCATTCAACGACAGTACTGataaggtttttctttttctttcttttttttttacgagcaGTCTAAAACACAGGCCGGTGGTCGTAAAAATACGTCGTCGACGTCCACCAggctgaaacagaaaatagCACCGGCTGTTTTGATggtttgttgaaacaaaaaataaaaggggggagaatagagtacaacaaacaaaaccccgaaaaaatgGCCATAAATTTTCAGAAGAGATTATTAGTTAAGTCGCAGTAGATGGGTAGTAGGTTGTCTGGCAAACGAGCGCTAGTGTATGTATAATGAAAGGGGGGCTCCATTGGGCTCCATTgtcaaattaataaaatagttGCCTCTGCGGCAGTTGCTAATCTCGTAGAGATGTTCTGAGAAATGGGTGTGGGCAGTTGGATCGCGTGGCGACCGGATACACCGTATAGCCCCCCTAGCTCAGCTCGCTGTCGTTTTTagcttttgttgttgaatcatTGATCTTTTTCTGCTGGCCattaatcttctttttctttcattttttttttgatatttttgattccgttttttttaactatagAATGTTCTCATTCAACGAGACGACGAGACAGACGATCTAACGGCCGTGGTTGGCGACTTTGGACTAGCCACAAAAATTCCCGACGCCAGGTTAgccatattattttttattttttatatttcttctccttctttctgtttattggatttttcctctttccttcttcctttcccaaattattttttcccaactCTCCTCatactctttttcttcttcttcttatcccATCCTCTCTCCCactccgtctctctctctctccttgacTCTTGTTTATCTATGAATCCTCACGCTCACTGACTCACtgactcgtgtgtgtgtttgttttttcgtgtgtATCGGCGTTATTTCTAGGTATAGTTACCGTTTGCCAACGGTCGGAAGCCCTTACTGGATGTCTCCGGAATGTCTGAAAGGCAAATGGTACGACGAGCGTAGTGACGTCTTTAGCTTCGGCATCGTCCTGTGCGAACTGATTGCCCGCATTGAGGCCGATCCGGATATCCTTCCGCGGACCGAGAATTTCGGTTTGGATTACATTGCCTTCAGCGAACTGTGCCCCGATTGTCCACCCGATTTCCTTCAACTCGCGTTCTCCTGTTGCCATGTAAAAAAccacgacaacaaaaaaaagaaaaagttttctatTTGAGACATTGCCTAATGatgtgtgtttcttcttttgaaaaaaaaaaaaaaacaaatgaaatagatGGACCCGAATAGCCGGCCAACTTTCGAAGAATTGGTGCCTCAGTTGGAACAAATGATTCGGCAGCACAATAGCGGCCGAAGTGTTGACGCACCGACTTCAGACGTGGCGGCCAGCGACGCTGATATCCAGTCAGGTTGTCTTTCCAGTGGCTCGGATGTCACCAATTGCTGTCACTCACCCGAAGAGCCGAAAGAGGCCCAGCCAAGCAGCAAATTTGACCATGATGTCTACCTCGTCCCGGGCAGTTCGCCCAGCGAGAAAGCTCGATGCCACTACCTTCAAGGACGTGCTGCCAAGGAGAAGCCGTCCAAGTGAGTAACACTCTGAGCGATGTTTTCGATCTGCTGCTGAAGAGTCGGCTCAGACATCGATAGCGTGCTTCATAATCATAATCTCTGGACTCGCAGCTCGACGCTCTTTGTTAAATGCAATTTTGATATTGACTTTGTAACAGGGGGGATTCGGACGAGACTGGCAAGGTCGACGAATCGTCTCAGCAGAGCAACGTCGCTAGTCTTTTGTTGACTCCGAAACATGTCGGCGAAGCCATGTCTGCCGGCGATCCGTATTATCGACCCAACTGCAAGGCTCAAAATCCCTTTGCCACTCTGAAGCGATTCAAGGTACGTTAACCGATAGACAGATGTGAGATGGACGGGACAGATTATTATTAACGACCAACCCCGCCTTCCTGTCTCttcctgttgtttttttttttgttttttttcgtttggttttAGAACGGACGGAAAATTCTGGATACCGCGCGTGGGGGACTTTTCTCCAGCTGTTGTGAACTAGCTTGGCCGTTACGACTCAGCGGGAAAGGTGGCAACAACAGCGAACAGACGGATGAGGCTGACAAGAGAAACCGCCAACAGAATCTTTGTCGCACTGCCTCTCGTTCGTTGCCCAGCTCTCCAGCGTCGCCCCGACGACACCCAGGGGTTTCCAGTCTCGTCACGAGCCCGGCAACTCCCACGGAAAGCCAAGAAACGCcaaaggtgtgtgtgtgtgtcttttcgGTCAGCGGGTGCGGAGCGACATGCGACTCGTTAAGACGATTTAATGACGGATTTGCCTCTTGTTTCTCTTCCACAGTCCGCTTCTGCTGAAAATCACCGTCATTCCGATGAGgcctctccgccgtcgcccGTCTCTGTGCCAGCCGAGACTGCTGGCTCACGGAGGAAGGATCACCTAGCCGTGCGAAGCTATCGAGGGAAAAGCCAGGACGATTCCGTGCTGGGCAAGCTGCGATACTCCCCGTTGATGCCTTTGAAACGACGTGGATCATCCGAATCCGGGTTTTTTAGGTTCGTCTCCATCCTCCAGTGAACTTTAGAACAACGCATTGATTCAAATGTTTcgttttgattgatttcttcaGTGTCGGGGACGTGGAGCGGATGAGCAGCAGCGATTTGTCGCCGGAATTTACCCTATCGTTGGATGACGGCTCGTTCGCTTCGCGTTCGAGGATCGGCAGTTGTTCCATCAGCGACCCCGAGGATTTGGACAGTCTCTCTCTGCGCTTCAACCGATCGTTTTCATCGTGGACGGTCTTCAACCGATCCTCTTCCGTTTACACTGACAGTTCTGAAGACCTGACGAGTCTCGGAGGGGAAGGCAGCGAAGATCGAAATTCTTCACTGGTACGTCGTCTGGAATACGGAGAGAAAGACATTGGCAAGATCGTCGACTACTTCGAGTGCTACATCAGAGGAGGCGGAGTGACGTCTGAATCGAAAGATAAGGCCTGTATGGGGCGTGGAGTGCAATGCACGACGAATTCCGGGCTGAAAGCTCGCATTCGacagttccaaaacttgcgtCATGAAGAGAAACTGGGTCGGGATAAGCTGTTGGCGTCGCAATTGACAGAGAGATTAACCGAAGCGGCCGGCCTGGAGAAGCAGTCGGCAGTCACCGCAGCTCCAAGTTCAACGATAGCTAAAAAGCACGTTCCCCACCGACTCAAAGTCTGTGAGGGAGCCGTCCAGTCCAAGTTGTCCCTCTTCGACAAGAAAGTCAATCAGAACTAATAATGTCTCTGCTTTCACTTCTCTGTTGGAAAAGTTTACCCCCATAATTGCTTTATGTAGTAACCCCTGTCCTCAAGCGGAACTTGGAACCGGAATCGAATTCATACCtaattttgttgattcaaCTTTTTCCAATTCTTACTCAATTTCCATTTACATTTGATCTAATCATTGATTTCCATGTATGTAAGGTAAAGCTTGAGCGAGTGTGGGTTCCATTTGTCCAAGTGAGCTCTGCAGCTGAATTAACCAGTACCTGACCTGCTTCCTTGAGCGATTAAAGAGGAAAAGGATGCACGAGTCCGTCATGAACTCATGATCACGTTGTTCACCCTATCGGCCCATTTGAGCTCTATATTTTTACTTAACTATGCAGCTATATGGTAATAATAACTTGTGGCTTGAAGCTAAGTCATGAACAGTGTGAATCAAGCGTATAATGTAATATAACCGATATCGAgattgtaaaaaagaagatagaaaTATAAACCGTTTCGCCCCGTATTTTTTAGGATTAACATCACTCCTCCCAATGAGCGCCGCCTCGCATTGGTTGACCATTTGTCGCCCTAGAAAGATATTTCTTGCCGCCCCAGAATTCTTGTAGAAATTTACTCGAgagtcaataaaaaatgataatcattttcttctagAATGTTTGTTGTCGATTTACTATTTTTCCGAAAATCTGAATGAACGTCACCTTTTAAAATACCCTAAACGTTTTAAAGGAGGTAAGGTTTTTTCGTTTCTAGCCTGAGCAGCGTGGAGTTGAGTAATAGTTTACACTCACGATTCACGAATTGTCAAAAGTAAAAACGTGACAATCTGATCTACGTTCTACTACCCGTCTACCCCTGGCCCGTTCTACCACTTCACCGTTCACCACAATCTTTGTAGGTTAGCGGCAATGCTGCTCAGACTTTTCGAATGTAAATAAGTACTTTAGCAGACGAATTCTTCTGTCGTGCAAttaatttctgtttgtttACAACTACCGGTTTTAAGGCAGCGTGCACTCTAATCTCTCCAACTGCcagtttttgtttgctttcaaTTATTCAAGCAGAATGTTTCCCATAAGACGAAACTGTCGGCTGATTACAAAAAAGGTTTATCAAAATCCGAATGGTGTggtatttgattttaaatgcgtTTCGACCGTCTCCTCACTTTTTCAACCAACATGCTTGCCTCCAAAAGATGCcacgataaaaaaagatgaaccaACTTCAAAAAGTCAGAAGGTATCAGAATTGTTTGAgttttcctctttcattttcatttaattggcTGTCTTCTAGTTATTGAATGAAATGGGAATTGTACGACAAAACTCCCCTGGATTGTTCACTTTAACTCCCCTTGGAGTGAGGTCTTTAGAAAAATTGGTCAAGATTGTTGATGATGAGTTGAAAAATGTGGGTTGTCAAAAACTTCAGCTTCCCATTTTAACAGCTGGAAACCTTTGGAAAACGACAGGTACAGAGAATATTTGAACCaacatgaatttcaatttcataatTCACAGGCAATAACATAAACTAATCAAATAGGAAGATGGGAGTCCACTGGTTCGGAGTTGTTAACAATAAAGGACAGGCATGCAAGAGACTATGTTCTCAGTCCTGTAAGATATTTGAAATCCACTTTTTGTTATTAGATAAATATTAAGATGTTTGTCTTTGCAGACCCATGAGGAAGCCATCACAGATTTTGTTGCTTCCTTGCCTCAACTAACCCATAAGCAATTACCGCTGAAACTCTACCAGATTACCAGTAAATTTAGAGATGAAATCAAACCGCGCTTTGGATTGCTGCGAGGCAGAGAGTTTACGATGAAAGATCTATACACTTTCGATAAGACCGTCGAAGCAGCCCA
This window of the Daphnia pulex isolate KAP4 chromosome 5, ASM2113471v1 genome carries:
- the LOC124195116 gene encoding dual specificity testis-specific protein kinase 1-like isoform X1, which encodes MSVIFDRPTSSDLPSITPMGLLQPHPTTTSRSISEPSELEQFACLRRRPLPAQAEPSFFVDFEERGSLDHSELNGPSSPRNKPPWSSAVSSPRRARPVSSCQALRHAVSNLNRLDDFYCEKIGAGFFSEVFKVTHRTTNEVMVLKMNLLASNRKNMLHEVQLMNRLSHPNILRFIGVCVHGGQLHALTEYIKGGSLEQLILSDEEIPWSLRMKIACDTAKGMRYFHSKGLFHRDLTSKNVLIQRDDETDDLTAVVGDFGLATKIPDARYSYRLPTVGSPYWMSPECLKGKWYDERSDVFSFGIVLCELIARIEADPDILPRTENFGLDYIAFSELCPDCPPDFLQLAFSCCHMDPNSRPTFEELVPQLEQMIRQHNSGRSVDAPTSDVAASDADIQSGCLSSGSDVTNCCHSPEEPKEAQPSSKFDHDVYLVPGSSPSEKARCHYLQGRAAKEKPSKGDSDETGKVDESSQQSNVASLLLTPKHVGEAMSAGDPYYRPNCKAQNPFATLKRFKNGRKILDTARGGLFSSCCELAWPLRLSGKGGNNSEQTDEADKRNRQQNLCRTASRSLPSSPASPRRHPGVSSLVTSPATPTESQETPKSASAENHRHSDEASPPSPVSVPAETAGSRRKDHLAVRSYRGKSQDDSVLGKLRYSPLMPLKRRGSSESGFFSVGDVERMSSSDLSPEFTLSLDDGSFASRSRIGSCSISDPEDLDSLSLRFNRSFSSWTVFNRSSSVYTDSSEDLTSLGGEGSEDRNSSLVRRLEYGEKDIGKIVDYFECYIRGGGVTSESKDKACMGRGVQCTTNSGLKARIRQFQNLRHEEKLGRDKLLASQLTERLTEAAGLEKQSAVTAAPSSTIAKKHVPHRLKVCEGAVQSKLSLFDKKVNQN
- the LOC124195116 gene encoding dual specificity testis-specific protein kinase 1-like isoform X2, whose translation is MSVIFDRPTSSDLPSITPMGLLQPHPTTTSRSISEPSELEQFACLRRRPLPAQAEPSFFDFEERGSLDHSELNGPSSPRNKPPWSSAVSSPRRARPVSSCQALRHAVSNLNRLDDFYCEKIGAGFFSEVFKVTHRTTNEVMVLKMNLLASNRKNMLHEVQLMNRLSHPNILRFIGVCVHGGQLHALTEYIKGGSLEQLILSDEEIPWSLRMKIACDTAKGMRYFHSKGLFHRDLTSKNVLIQRDDETDDLTAVVGDFGLATKIPDARYSYRLPTVGSPYWMSPECLKGKWYDERSDVFSFGIVLCELIARIEADPDILPRTENFGLDYIAFSELCPDCPPDFLQLAFSCCHMDPNSRPTFEELVPQLEQMIRQHNSGRSVDAPTSDVAASDADIQSGCLSSGSDVTNCCHSPEEPKEAQPSSKFDHDVYLVPGSSPSEKARCHYLQGRAAKEKPSKGDSDETGKVDESSQQSNVASLLLTPKHVGEAMSAGDPYYRPNCKAQNPFATLKRFKNGRKILDTARGGLFSSCCELAWPLRLSGKGGNNSEQTDEADKRNRQQNLCRTASRSLPSSPASPRRHPGVSSLVTSPATPTESQETPKSASAENHRHSDEASPPSPVSVPAETAGSRRKDHLAVRSYRGKSQDDSVLGKLRYSPLMPLKRRGSSESGFFSVGDVERMSSSDLSPEFTLSLDDGSFASRSRIGSCSISDPEDLDSLSLRFNRSFSSWTVFNRSSSVYTDSSEDLTSLGGEGSEDRNSSLVRRLEYGEKDIGKIVDYFECYIRGGGVTSESKDKACMGRGVQCTTNSGLKARIRQFQNLRHEEKLGRDKLLASQLTERLTEAAGLEKQSAVTAAPSSTIAKKHVPHRLKVCEGAVQSKLSLFDKKVNQN